One stretch of uncultured Fibrobacter sp. DNA includes these proteins:
- a CDS encoding type ISP restriction/modification enzyme encodes MVDLDKSKIQAVAQYIDEVSKQFSTGKATEHSYRPALAKLLSDLLPKFTITNEPSRIQCGAPDYIIAKGKGATSIPVAFVEAKDIGDSDLDGNRQHKEQFNRYKNSLDHILFTDYLDFHPYENGMPTQNIRIAEIKGNKIALIDANVPMFLEMVAHIAESTPQKITSSTKLAQMMAAKARLLAEVIEKTLETDSEKAGELAGQWKSFQKVLIHDLTERQFADIYAQTICYGMFAARLHDDTPDTFSREEAATLIPKTNPFLRKVFQNVAAFDVDTSIAWIVDDLAETFRVTDMPKVMKNFGKATGQADPMIHFYEDFLRYYDPKQKKACGVYYTPEPVVHFIVNAVDEILKTRFNLSDGLADTSKVTIRQTSNLYTDNRTKDHKRYETREYHKVQILDPATGTGTFLAEVVRKIYSGMENQKGAWQNYVEEHLLPRLNGFEFMMAPYAVAHLKLDMVLAQTGYKAKQDKRLRVFLTNSLEECDHDTGTLFAQWLAQEANEANLVKRDTPVMVMIGNPPYSVSSSNKSVWIQELSETYKKNLNERNIQPLSDDYIKFIRLGHYYVEKNGEGILAYILNNSFIDGIIHRQMRKALMETFDEIYILDLHGNYRKQETASDGSKDENVFDIMQGVSINIFVKKKQSVILSEARKGEVEGSLAKVYHYELFGKRFEKYAFLGKTSFNDIPWKELAPQAPQYFFVPKDFSVQIEYEKGFKIDELMLVNTAGIKTSNDKLNICNSKIELQTLVSDFQILDESSFKTKYEIERESSDWSYANAKEDVVTSMNNGVDVCRNLSYRPFDVKYVPYTGKANGIMSRPRYGTMRHLLYDNIALNTIRVNRDYLFAIFATNTITDKTLLSSKDDVNVFPLHLYPTEGEEQLGETRKPNLDEKIWSKIDKCTKHKTTPEQVFDYIYGVLHTPSYREKYKEFLKIDFPRIPFPENKEEFERIVSIGNKLRKLHLMEEIPPQATSFDIEGDNTVSEIRFEKEIPDQVGDDISGKVYINKTQYFANVPELAWNFYIGGYQPAQKWLKDRKNRTLTYDDISHYRKIIAILIETHKLMQKLDET; translated from the coding sequence ATGGTCGATTTGGACAAGAGCAAGATTCAAGCCGTCGCACAGTACATCGACGAGGTTTCCAAGCAGTTTTCTACGGGCAAGGCGACAGAGCACAGCTACCGCCCAGCACTCGCGAAACTCCTTAGCGACTTGCTCCCCAAATTCACCATCACCAACGAACCGAGCCGAATCCAGTGCGGAGCGCCGGACTACATTATCGCGAAAGGGAAAGGCGCAACATCAATTCCCGTTGCGTTCGTGGAGGCAAAGGACATCGGCGATAGCGACCTGGATGGAAATCGCCAGCACAAGGAACAGTTCAACCGCTACAAGAACTCCCTAGATCATATCCTTTTCACGGATTACCTTGATTTTCATCCTTATGAAAACGGGATGCCGACTCAAAATATCCGCATCGCAGAAATCAAAGGGAATAAAATTGCGCTAATAGACGCCAATGTCCCGATGTTTTTGGAAATGGTGGCGCACATTGCAGAATCAACACCGCAGAAGATTACAAGTTCTACAAAGCTGGCGCAGATGATGGCGGCCAAGGCGCGCCTCCTTGCCGAAGTGATTGAAAAGACTCTCGAAACCGATAGCGAAAAGGCAGGCGAACTGGCGGGGCAATGGAAATCTTTCCAGAAGGTGTTGATTCACGATTTGACGGAACGTCAATTTGCCGATATTTACGCACAGACAATTTGCTATGGAATGTTTGCCGCAAGGCTCCATGACGATACTCCCGACACTTTCAGTCGAGAAGAAGCGGCTACACTCATTCCCAAGACAAATCCGTTCTTGCGCAAGGTTTTCCAGAATGTCGCCGCATTCGATGTAGATACAAGCATCGCATGGATTGTTGATGACCTAGCGGAAACATTCCGGGTGACGGACATGCCGAAGGTCATGAAGAATTTTGGAAAGGCTACGGGTCAAGCCGATCCGATGATTCACTTCTACGAAGATTTTCTACGCTACTACGACCCCAAGCAGAAAAAGGCGTGTGGTGTCTATTACACGCCCGAACCCGTTGTCCACTTTATCGTCAATGCCGTTGATGAAATTCTGAAAACCCGCTTCAATTTGAGTGATGGTCTTGCCGACACGAGCAAGGTGACGATTCGTCAAACGTCGAACCTATATACGGACAATCGCACCAAAGACCACAAGAGATACGAAACGCGGGAATACCATAAAGTCCAAATTCTCGATCCTGCAACCGGAACGGGAACATTCCTTGCCGAAGTTGTCCGCAAGATATATTCCGGTATGGAAAACCAGAAGGGCGCTTGGCAAAACTATGTGGAAGAACACCTGCTCCCGCGCCTGAACGGTTTTGAATTCATGATGGCTCCGTATGCCGTTGCGCATTTGAAGTTGGATATGGTGCTTGCGCAGACTGGCTATAAGGCTAAACAGGATAAGCGACTTCGCGTATTCCTTACCAACTCCCTTGAAGAATGTGACCATGACACGGGAACGCTATTTGCACAATGGCTGGCGCAAGAAGCGAACGAGGCGAACCTTGTCAAGCGCGATACACCTGTAATGGTGATGATTGGAAATCCACCGTATAGCGTGAGTAGTAGCAATAAGAGCGTTTGGATTCAAGAATTGTCGGAAACCTACAAGAAGAATTTAAACGAGAGAAACATCCAACCACTTTCGGATGATTATATCAAATTCATTCGATTAGGTCACTACTATGTAGAAAAGAATGGCGAAGGAATTCTCGCATATATTTTGAATAATAGTTTTATAGATGGAATTATCCATCGACAAATGCGAAAAGCATTGATGGAAACTTTTGATGAAATTTACATCCTTGATTTGCACGGAAACTATCGAAAGCAAGAAACAGCGTCTGATGGCAGTAAAGATGAAAACGTCTTTGACATTATGCAAGGCGTAAGTATTAACATCTTTGTTAAGAAAAAACAGAGTGTCATCCTGAGCGAAGCCCGTAAGGGCGAAGTCGAAGGATCTCTAGCCAAAGTTTACCATTACGAACTTTTCGGCAAACGTTTTGAAAAATACGCATTTCTAGGTAAAACATCATTCAACGATATTCCTTGGAAAGAACTCGCTCCCCAGGCACCACAGTATTTCTTTGTCCCTAAAGATTTTTCCGTTCAGATTGAATACGAGAAGGGATTTAAAATTGACGAATTGATGTTAGTTAATACTGCAGGAATAAAAACCTCAAATGATAAATTAAACATTTGTAATTCTAAAATAGAATTACAAACTCTTGTTTCTGATTTTCAAATACTTGATGAAAGCAGCTTTAAAACAAAATATGAAATAGAAAGAGAATCTAGTGACTGGTCTTATGCAAACGCAAAAGAAGATGTTGTAACTTCAATGAACAATGGGGTTGATGTTTGCAGAAACTTATCTTATAGACCATTTGATGTAAAATATGTTCCATATACAGGAAAAGCAAATGGTATAATGTCAAGGCCAAGATATGGAACGATGAGGCACTTGTTATATGACAACATTGCTCTTAACACAATTCGTGTAAATCGAGATTATCTATTTGCAATTTTCGCAACTAACACGATTACAGACAAAACTTTGCTCTCGTCAAAAGATGATGTGAATGTTTTCCCTCTCCACCTTTACCCTACCGAAGGTGAAGAACAACTCGGCGAAACCCGCAAGCCCAATCTAGACGAAAAAATCTGGAGTAAAATAGACAAGTGTACTAAGCACAAAACGACTCCGGAGCAAGTCTTCGATTACATCTACGGCGTTCTCCATACACCGTCCTATCGTGAAAAATACAAGGAATTCCTGAAAATCGATTTCCCGCGTATTCCTTTCCCTGAAAACAAAGAAGAATTCGAACGCATCGTTTCCATCGGCAATAAACTCCGCAAATTGCACCTGATGGAAGAAATTCCTCCGCAGGCAACCTCCTTTGACATCGAAGGCGACAATACTGTAAGCGAGATTCGTTTTGAAAAGGAGATCCCCGACCAAGTCGGGG
- a CDS encoding glycoside hydrolase family 18 protein, protein MSDRNLYKKFLALSTFAIAGVCSAWSSPLFIGYYPDWGKWHKPAYTVDKVPYSKLTHVLWSFITPNTDGSLKGDAADDPSALDSMVTLAHAVGTKVIVSLGGGGQSENFVPVASDDALRQKFIENLVQFVADHNLDGLDMDWEWEYNPVPDADTIAYNKLLTELRTALPEGKTLSAALPCSQYYGKWFTPEVLVANLDWFGFMTYDITGDWDEKAMFDSPLYPHEGYTTWSWEQTRDYWKKRGVPTEKMVFGIPSFGFQFEGATGPGTDFTKGTAKQVPYKDIVANTEWEYFFDSVSVEPYGVSSTGYVTFEDPHSSAVKSRWVKENGYAGIMVWEVSHDYIEGTGNPILDSIAVALQDDPTTAIRPMRKARSVGSVKNAVKVDALGHKIRGKRPIILLDVGGK, encoded by the coding sequence ATGTCTGACAGGAACCTTTACAAAAAATTTCTCGCACTATCAACGTTCGCCATAGCGGGAGTTTGCTCCGCATGGAGTTCTCCGCTATTCATCGGCTATTACCCCGACTGGGGAAAATGGCACAAGCCCGCCTACACCGTAGACAAAGTCCCATACAGCAAATTGACGCACGTGCTGTGGAGCTTTATTACGCCGAATACGGACGGTTCGCTCAAAGGGGATGCCGCTGACGACCCGAGCGCCCTCGATTCCATGGTCACCCTCGCCCACGCCGTCGGAACAAAAGTCATCGTCTCGCTCGGCGGTGGCGGGCAAAGTGAAAACTTCGTGCCCGTCGCATCGGATGACGCGCTCCGCCAAAAGTTCATCGAGAACCTCGTGCAATTCGTCGCCGACCACAACCTGGACGGCCTCGACATGGACTGGGAATGGGAATACAACCCCGTGCCCGATGCAGACACTATCGCCTATAATAAGCTGCTCACCGAACTCCGCACAGCACTCCCCGAAGGCAAAACACTTTCTGCGGCGCTTCCCTGCTCGCAGTATTACGGCAAATGGTTCACGCCCGAAGTCCTCGTCGCAAACCTGGACTGGTTCGGCTTCATGACCTACGACATCACCGGCGACTGGGACGAAAAGGCCATGTTCGATTCGCCGCTCTACCCGCACGAAGGTTACACCACATGGTCGTGGGAACAAACCCGCGACTACTGGAAAAAGCGCGGCGTCCCGACAGAAAAGATGGTCTTCGGAATTCCCTCGTTCGGATTTCAATTTGAAGGCGCCACGGGTCCCGGCACCGATTTCACCAAGGGCACCGCAAAACAAGTCCCGTACAAGGACATCGTCGCAAACACCGAATGGGAATACTTTTTCGACAGCGTCTCCGTGGAACCTTACGGCGTATCTTCGACCGGATACGTGACCTTTGAAGACCCGCATTCTTCTGCCGTCAAAAGCCGCTGGGTCAAGGAAAACGGCTACGCAGGCATCATGGTGTGGGAAGTCTCGCACGACTACATCGAAGGCACCGGCAACCCGATTCTCGACAGCATCGCCGTGGCTCTCCAAGACGATCCGACAACCGCCATACGGCCCATGCGTAAAGCCCGCAGCGTAGGCTCCGTCAAGAACGCCGTAAAGGTAGACGCCCTCGGGCACAAGATTCGCGGCAAGCGGCCGATTATTCTACTCGACGTCGGAGGGAAGTGA
- a CDS encoding ACT domain-containing protein encodes MKIPQVSVFVSNRPGRLQAVCKSLADAGVNLLSLTLADSGEFGLIRLIVSDPEKAVDVLAKAGLSATITDVVACPVNAAIGGLAELLSTAVGSQQIDYMYAYPSTLNGSNIMILRFQDVDKAIEALEATHFKAISKEELLG; translated from the coding sequence ATGAAAATCCCACAGGTTTCAGTTTTCGTTTCCAACCGACCGGGCCGTCTCCAGGCAGTGTGCAAGTCCCTTGCCGACGCCGGCGTGAACCTCCTTTCGCTCACGCTCGCCGACTCGGGCGAATTCGGGCTTATCCGCCTTATCGTCAGTGACCCGGAAAAGGCCGTGGACGTGCTCGCCAAGGCGGGCCTCAGCGCCACCATCACCGACGTGGTCGCCTGCCCCGTGAACGCCGCCATCGGCGGCCTCGCCGAACTGCTCTCCACCGCAGTGGGCAGCCAGCAGATCGACTACATGTACGCCTACCCCTCCACCCTGAACGGTTCGAACATCATGATTCTCCGTTTCCAGGACGTGGACAAGGCCATTGAAGCGCTCGAAGCCACGCACTTCAAGGCCATCAGCAAGGAAGAATTGCTGGGATAG
- a CDS encoding phenylacetate--CoA ligase, with protein MRSTAWNDEENKVLPEMALDFMPEEKLRDLQLQRMRATVKLAYEKVPLFRERMDEKGLKPEDIKTLKDVAKLPFTMKKDLRDTYPYGLFAVDMSEVVRLHASSGTTGKPIVVGYTKEDMDVWAQVVKRGLLACGFRSTDIVQNFYGYGLFTGGLGIHGGFEALGATVIPISGGNTERQVMLMKDFGVTAVGGTPSYFVRIIDVAEKMGVNIRDLKVKRGIFGAEPWSDGMRDYIEEKTGIKAYDIYGLSEIVGPGVGCECECRDGIHIFEDHFYPEIVDPETLEPLPDGEEGELVLSTLSKRAMPIIRYRTRDITAIEKTKCKCGRTIRRIRRIGRRSDDMIIMRGVNVFPSQIETALLRAEKALPHYQIVLDTKNNMDTLEVKVEVSRDMVSDSMSAMEQLNKKFKHSIEQILGISVIVTLCEPDSLPRSEGKAKRVIDNRKKM; from the coding sequence ATGCGTTCAACCGCCTGGAATGACGAAGAAAACAAGGTCCTGCCCGAAATGGCCCTGGACTTCATGCCCGAAGAAAAATTGCGTGACCTGCAGCTGCAGCGTATGCGCGCCACCGTAAAACTTGCCTACGAGAAAGTTCCGCTTTTCCGTGAACGCATGGACGAGAAGGGCCTCAAGCCCGAAGACATCAAGACTCTCAAAGACGTTGCGAAGCTCCCCTTCACCATGAAGAAGGATTTGCGTGACACCTACCCGTACGGTCTGTTCGCCGTCGACATGAGCGAAGTCGTGCGTCTGCACGCAAGTTCCGGCACCACGGGTAAGCCCATTGTGGTGGGTTACACCAAGGAAGACATGGACGTGTGGGCCCAGGTCGTGAAGCGCGGGCTCCTCGCTTGCGGCTTCCGCAGCACCGACATCGTGCAGAACTTCTACGGCTACGGCCTGTTCACCGGCGGTCTCGGTATCCACGGCGGCTTTGAAGCCCTCGGTGCAACCGTCATCCCCATCAGCGGCGGCAATACCGAACGCCAGGTGATGCTCATGAAGGATTTCGGTGTTACCGCGGTAGGCGGAACGCCCAGCTACTTTGTCCGTATCATTGACGTTGCCGAAAAAATGGGCGTCAACATTCGTGACCTGAAGGTGAAGCGCGGTATCTTCGGTGCAGAACCGTGGAGCGACGGCATGCGCGACTACATCGAAGAAAAGACCGGCATCAAGGCATACGATATTTACGGCCTTTCCGAAATCGTGGGCCCGGGCGTGGGCTGCGAATGCGAGTGCCGCGACGGCATCCACATCTTCGAAGACCATTTCTACCCCGAAATCGTCGACCCCGAAACGCTTGAACCGCTGCCGGACGGCGAAGAAGGCGAACTCGTGCTCTCTACCTTGAGCAAGCGCGCGATGCCCATCATCCGCTACCGCACCCGCGACATCACCGCCATCGAGAAGACGAAGTGCAAGTGCGGCCGTACCATCCGCCGCATCCGCCGCATCGGCCGCCGTAGCGACGACATGATCATCATGCGCGGCGTGAACGTGTTCCCGAGCCAGATCGAGACTGCCCTCCTCCGTGCGGAGAAGGCTTTGCCGCACTACCAGATTGTGCTCGACACCAAGAACAACATGGACACGCTCGAAGTCAAGGTGGAAGTTTCCCGCGACATGGTGAGCGACTCCATGAGCGCCATGGAACAGCTGAACAAGAAGTTCAAGCACTCCATCGAACAGATTCTCGGCATTTCCGTGATCGTTACGCTGTGCGAACCCGATTCGCTGCCGCGTAGCGAAGGCAAGGCCAAGAGAGTTATCGACAACAGGAAGAAGATGTGA
- a CDS encoding POTRA domain-containing protein, whose product MSDSFMAENKVRKVMVDGTENMDERSVLSRIGIRDGQTYTPAALSEKIQSSVANLYNSGLFDDVTAWIDYVDEGTDVDVIFKIKELPALDTAYFDGCDEISEEDLRLKLRIVPGQVYSKSQLERDRQALLDYFHSEGYLLAEVGYRETPKEDNKNEVTFIVREGGKVKVTQFDIKGNEHVPAEDIMEHMLTKQDQWWGGGEFKQIVFEADRDTVLNAIRHFGYLDAELTDYRAEYLPDSSCLFYLGRMVPVGNRLATMYDQLNAALAEPSSPLYKMAGKPTMQVTHYYRKFHKSTEPWVSRQVKQVKDEEEALKILNDIIRYESARKEWLEITADLKWNNPKIDSLLAIRKRNTYEEKLVVRYQMEDLFSTLNKYDNIKTSSAIIIHINMIEGRRYYMGSLHFTGNEVLNDNILNYAYRLDSGEVFDYYVYEASKKALLDAYREDGYLFAQFTEERNFENDSTVNLTYHMVEGLPAQIHKVHIHGNTKTNEKVIRREVRLYPGDTYRQSSLERSFREIMQLNYFDMVTPDIKVVGEQEVDLDFVVQEKEAGTGQFSLGVSYSESDGLVGTASISIPNCCMGNGQAASLNLEYGMDKKSAAINFQEPWFMDKPITVGGGLSYSWWHMDYDPNITRYGGNVYVGKRLKWPDDYFYGQIGYGWLMNKQGPNIEDSYVVYTGVESALNFRLIRDDKNLPQFPTDGSRYVLDIQWADDVLFSDFNFVKTELTVKWWFPLFRDRLAIALTNEYGVIFGDQLQYRTLYSMGGVLGYEGMMRGYSSGSIGYRRLGRSYQYVGAELQLGLVPQTFYLLPFFFDAGNVFGERYDPGTKVPKPSRNPLEEWDPTSLKKDIGFGFRVVVPMLGIIGFDFAWPLDVGETYSGLQRTNVGDMEFNFVIGQGF is encoded by the coding sequence GTGTCTGATAGTTTTATGGCGGAAAACAAGGTCCGCAAGGTTATGGTAGATGGTACCGAGAACATGGACGAACGCTCTGTGTTGAGCCGTATCGGCATCCGTGACGGGCAAACCTATACTCCTGCTGCACTATCTGAGAAAATCCAGTCTTCGGTGGCCAATCTTTACAATTCGGGCCTTTTTGACGATGTGACTGCCTGGATTGATTATGTGGACGAAGGCACGGATGTGGATGTTATCTTCAAGATCAAGGAACTCCCGGCGTTGGATACGGCCTATTTTGATGGCTGCGATGAAATTTCCGAAGAAGATTTGCGTTTGAAACTTCGCATTGTTCCGGGGCAGGTGTATAGCAAGAGCCAGTTGGAACGCGACCGTCAGGCCCTGTTGGACTATTTCCATTCCGAAGGTTATTTGCTGGCCGAAGTCGGCTACCGTGAAACTCCGAAAGAAGACAACAAGAACGAAGTGACCTTCATTGTGCGCGAGGGCGGCAAGGTCAAGGTGACCCAGTTCGATATCAAGGGCAACGAACATGTGCCTGCCGAAGACATCATGGAACACATGCTTACCAAGCAGGACCAGTGGTGGGGCGGCGGCGAATTCAAGCAAATTGTTTTTGAAGCGGACCGCGACACGGTGTTGAATGCGATTCGCCATTTTGGCTACCTGGATGCCGAGTTGACCGATTATAGGGCCGAGTACCTCCCGGATTCCAGTTGCTTGTTCTATCTAGGACGCATGGTCCCCGTCGGGAACCGTCTGGCCACCATGTACGACCAACTGAATGCCGCCTTGGCGGAACCTTCTTCGCCGCTTTACAAGATGGCGGGTAAGCCGACCATGCAGGTCACGCATTACTACCGCAAGTTCCACAAGAGCACGGAACCCTGGGTGAGCCGTCAGGTGAAGCAAGTCAAGGACGAAGAAGAAGCTCTCAAGATTCTCAACGACATTATCCGTTACGAAAGCGCTCGTAAGGAATGGCTCGAAATCACAGCCGACCTCAAGTGGAACAACCCGAAGATTGATTCACTCTTGGCTATCAGGAAGCGCAACACCTATGAAGAAAAGTTGGTTGTCCGTTACCAGATGGAAGACTTGTTCTCCACTTTGAACAAGTACGACAATATCAAGACTTCCAGCGCCATCATTATTCATATCAATATGATAGAAGGCCGCCGTTACTACATGGGCTCCTTGCACTTTACTGGTAACGAAGTCCTGAACGACAACATCTTGAATTACGCTTACCGCTTGGATAGTGGCGAGGTGTTTGACTACTATGTCTACGAAGCGTCCAAGAAGGCCTTGCTCGATGCTTACCGCGAAGATGGCTACTTGTTCGCGCAGTTTACCGAAGAACGCAACTTCGAAAACGATTCGACGGTCAACCTGACGTACCACATGGTGGAAGGTCTCCCAGCCCAGATTCACAAGGTGCATATCCACGGCAACACGAAGACCAACGAAAAGGTTATCCGCCGCGAAGTCCGCCTGTACCCGGGCGATACGTACCGCCAGTCGTCTTTGGAACGTAGCTTCCGCGAAATCATGCAGCTGAACTACTTCGACATGGTCACTCCGGATATCAAGGTTGTTGGCGAACAGGAAGTCGACCTCGACTTTGTGGTGCAGGAGAAGGAAGCCGGAACAGGCCAGTTCAGCTTGGGTGTGTCCTATAGCGAAAGCGATGGCCTTGTGGGTACGGCAAGTATTTCCATTCCGAACTGCTGTATGGGTAACGGTCAGGCTGCGTCCTTGAACCTCGAATACGGTATGGACAAGAAGAGTGCCGCTATCAACTTCCAGGAACCGTGGTTCATGGATAAGCCGATTACCGTGGGTGGTGGTCTCAGCTACTCTTGGTGGCACATGGATTACGACCCGAACATCACCCGCTATGGCGGCAACGTCTATGTGGGTAAGCGCCTCAAGTGGCCGGATGACTACTTCTACGGACAAATTGGTTACGGCTGGCTCATGAACAAGCAGGGCCCGAATATCGAAGACAGCTATGTGGTGTACACGGGTGTCGAATCGGCTCTGAACTTCCGTCTTATCCGTGACGACAAGAACTTGCCGCAATTCCCGACGGATGGTTCCCGCTATGTGTTGGATATCCAGTGGGCCGACGATGTGCTGTTTAGCGATTTCAATTTCGTGAAGACGGAACTCACGGTCAAGTGGTGGTTCCCGCTGTTCCGCGACAGGCTTGCGATTGCGCTCACGAACGAGTACGGCGTGATATTCGGTGACCAGTTGCAGTACCGCACGCTTTACTCCATGGGTGGCGTGCTCGGCTACGAAGGCATGATGCGTGGCTATAGCTCGGGCTCCATCGGTTACCGTCGTTTGGGCCGCAGCTACCAGTACGTCGGTGCTGAACTCCAGCTCGGCCTCGTGCCGCAGACATTCTACTTGTTGCCGTTCTTCTTCGATGCAGGTAACGTGTTCGGTGAACGCTATGACCCGGGAACCAAGGTGCCCAAGCCCAGCCGCAATCCGCTGGAAGAATGGGACCCGACCAGCCTCAAGAAGGATATCGGTTTCGGCTTCCGCGTGGTTGTCCCGATGCTTGGTATTATCGGATTTGATTTCGCATGGCCTCTGGATGTGGGTGAAACCTACAGTGGCTTGCAACGGACTAATGTGGGCGACATGGAGTTCAACTTCGTGATTGGACAGGGATTCTAA
- a CDS encoding OmpH family outer membrane protein, whose product MIRRLILLLVFAFATAGFADDGLRVAHVDSKLIFDGYKGTKKAQEEYDRQVAKWEQQANLLQKELAAIKEKIDKQLLMLSDEKRRELEADYKKKDTELKNFIDRVYGRNGELISENEKISGPIIQLIRKAVNEIALQEGYDMVVDRATGSVLFWKKENDLTQKVLDYLNNR is encoded by the coding sequence ATGATTCGTCGCTTAATTCTTCTTTTGGTGTTTGCTTTTGCCACGGCGGGATTTGCCGATGACGGCCTCCGCGTGGCGCATGTTGATTCCAAACTCATCTTCGACGGCTACAAGGGCACCAAGAAGGCCCAAGAAGAGTATGACCGCCAGGTGGCCAAATGGGAACAGCAGGCAAACCTCCTGCAAAAGGAACTTGCTGCCATCAAGGAAAAGATTGACAAGCAGCTCCTGATGCTTTCGGATGAAAAACGTCGCGAACTCGAAGCCGACTACAAGAAAAAGGACACGGAACTCAAGAACTTCATTGACCGCGTGTACGGTCGTAATGGTGAACTGATTTCCGAGAACGAAAAGATAAGCGGCCCCATCATCCAGCTGATTCGCAAGGCTGTGAACGAAATTGCTTTGCAAGAAGGCTACGACATGGTCGTGGACCGCGCGACCGGTTCCGTGCTGTTCTGGAAAAAGGAAAACGACCTGACACAGAAGGTTCTGGATTACCTGAACAATCGCTAG
- a CDS encoding RNA methyltransferase yields MSFNEDDNRRDQRRPNNDRMRRFGRDDRPRFGEKKFKQENVVAAIGDADAAPQVAVGGIKEVESLLANDPMRVHRILFMHQSGNPKLYNLQKLAKRAHVHVQQVDSKILDSYARPNQGVVALINEKALLQWEDVREEFFKAKENGEKKLIAVATNIEDPRNLGACIRSSLALGVDILLMPAKGMCGITPSVARTSAGALDKMRICRPNNLEAAIGELKLAGYQILGLDADTETSLAGYEFADQVVLAVGGEDVGLPPFIRKQCNDILRIPMKPEAHSYNASVALSLGLYEYARMRIK; encoded by the coding sequence ATGAGTTTCAACGAAGACGACAACCGTCGCGATCAGCGCAGACCAAACAACGATCGCATGCGCCGTTTCGGTCGCGATGACCGCCCCAGATTCGGCGAGAAAAAATTCAAACAAGAAAACGTCGTGGCCGCTATAGGCGATGCCGATGCCGCTCCGCAAGTAGCCGTCGGCGGCATCAAGGAAGTCGAAAGCCTCCTCGCAAACGACCCCATGCGCGTCCACCGCATTCTCTTTATGCACCAGTCCGGCAACCCCAAGCTGTACAACTTGCAAAAGCTCGCCAAGCGCGCGCATGTCCACGTGCAGCAGGTGGATTCCAAAATTCTCGACAGCTATGCGAGGCCGAACCAAGGCGTCGTCGCGCTGATCAACGAAAAGGCGCTCCTGCAGTGGGAAGATGTCCGCGAAGAATTTTTCAAGGCAAAAGAAAATGGCGAGAAAAAACTCATCGCCGTGGCCACAAATATCGAGGATCCGAGGAACCTTGGGGCATGCATCCGCAGTTCGTTGGCCCTGGGCGTGGATATTTTGCTCATGCCGGCAAAGGGCATGTGCGGCATCACCCCAAGTGTTGCGCGGACCAGCGCGGGAGCGCTAGACAAAATGCGCATCTGCCGCCCGAACAACCTGGAAGCCGCCATCGGCGAGCTCAAGCTTGCGGGCTACCAGATTCTGGGCCTTGACGCCGATACCGAGACAAGCCTCGCCGGGTACGAATTCGCCGACCAGGTTGTGCTCGCTGTTGGCGGCGAAGATGTGGGCCTGCCCCCGTTCATCCGGAAGCAGTGCAACGACATTCTCCGCATCCCGATGAAACCCGAAGCGCATTCCTACAACGCCTCTGTCGCCCTTTCACTCGGGCTTTACGAATACGCCAGAATGCGCATCAAGTAA
- a CDS encoding 5-formyltetrahydrofolate cyclo-ligase has translation MGTSILVLFLAIFVFGSSPIIELILKKRRDKKGDDIIGEPWQEIHDIPGYHDSKNIAAFYPMKGEPNIMPIIEELAREGRLLLPRCEGEGIMNFYKVSSLRKDLVPGKFGIMEPKDGLERFDGEIPIFLVPGTKFNFSGSRVGHGKGYYDRFLAKHPHSYKAGIATPAQISKEPLEQKDTDIQMNVVIPCREKY, from the coding sequence ATGGGAACCTCCATCCTCGTACTGTTCCTCGCGATATTCGTGTTCGGCAGCAGTCCTATCATTGAACTTATCCTGAAAAAGCGCCGCGACAAAAAGGGCGACGATATCATCGGCGAACCCTGGCAAGAAATCCACGACATTCCGGGATACCACGACTCGAAGAACATCGCCGCCTTCTACCCGATGAAGGGGGAACCGAACATCATGCCCATCATCGAGGAACTCGCCCGCGAAGGCCGATTGCTGCTGCCGCGCTGCGAAGGCGAAGGCATCATGAATTTCTACAAGGTGAGCAGTTTGCGCAAAGACCTTGTTCCCGGCAAGTTCGGCATCATGGAACCGAAGGATGGCCTTGAACGCTTCGACGGCGAAATTCCCATATTCCTCGTCCCCGGGACAAAGTTCAATTTTAGCGGAAGCCGCGTCGGGCACGGCAAGGGCTATTACGACAGGTTCCTTGCCAAGCACCCACATTCCTACAAGGCAGGCATCGCAACGCCTGCACAGATTTCGAAAGAACCCCTTGAGCAGAAGGACACCGACATCCAGATGAACGTCGTCATTCCTTGCAGGGAAAAATACTGA